One genomic region from Streptomyces sp. NBC_00457 encodes:
- a CDS encoding maleate cis-trans isomerase family protein: MDVSFLGGPRLQRGVGVVAPFDFALDRELWRWVPDDVSLHLTRTPFVPVEVSLDLARLVSEHETLGDAVRTLNAVTPEVVAYACTSGSFVGGVAGERAMCEAMTREGAVPSLTTSGALLEALASLGARRVALVTPYTVSVTRSLEEYVAEAGVTVTGCAFMGLTRHIWKVPYRNVADMARQAVSRGGADALFISCTNLPTYDVIPQLEAELRLPVLSANQVTMWAALRRLGTRAVGPYQRLIDPAARIGPVVPESSGAVLPEGSGPALPEEEQQQEGWT; the protein is encoded by the coding sequence ATGGATGTCTCCTTTCTGGGCGGACCGCGCCTTCAGCGCGGTGTCGGTGTAGTGGCCCCCTTCGACTTCGCGCTGGATCGCGAGCTGTGGCGCTGGGTGCCCGACGACGTCTCCCTCCACCTCACGCGCACGCCGTTCGTGCCCGTGGAGGTCAGCCTCGACCTGGCCCGGCTGGTCAGCGAGCACGAGACGCTCGGCGACGCCGTGCGCACCCTGAACGCCGTCACGCCCGAGGTCGTCGCCTACGCCTGCACCTCCGGCAGCTTCGTCGGCGGCGTCGCGGGCGAACGCGCGATGTGCGAGGCGATGACCCGCGAGGGCGCCGTGCCGTCCCTCACGACGTCCGGCGCGCTGCTGGAGGCGCTGGCCTCGCTGGGCGCGCGGAGGGTGGCGCTGGTGACGCCGTACACGGTGTCGGTGACCCGCTCGCTGGAGGAGTACGTGGCGGAGGCGGGCGTCACGGTCACGGGCTGCGCGTTCATGGGCCTGACGCGGCACATCTGGAAGGTGCCGTACCGGAACGTGGCGGACATGGCGCGGCAGGCGGTGAGCCGGGGCGGGGCGGACGCCCTGTTCATCAGCTGCACCAACCTGCCCACGTACGACGTCATCCCCCAACTCGAGGCGGAACTGCGCCTGCCGGTCCTGTCGGCCAACCAGGTGACGATGTGGGCGGCACTGCGCCGACTGGGTACCCGAGCGGTGGGGCCGTATCAGCGGCTGATCGATCCGGCCGCGCGGATCGGCCCCGTGGTGCCGGAGAGTTCCGGCGCCGTACTGCCGGAGGGTTCCGGCCCCGCACTGCCGGAGGAAGAGCAGCAGCAGGAAGGGTGGACATGA
- a CDS encoding D-2-hydroxyacid dehydrogenase yields the protein MTSPPSAPTLLVLDAEPPPRLGRLTGRARIEHAAPSTLAERLPHADVLLVWDFTSHAVREAWPGEGPRPRWVHTASAGVDHLMCPELADSDTVVTNARGIFDQPIAEYVAALVLAMAKDLPRTWELQRAREWRHRESQRVAGTRACVVGSGPIGRTIARTLKALEVTTALVGRTSRTGVHGPEDLDRLMARADWVIAAAPLTEQTHGMFDARRFGMMQPSARFINVGRGQLVVEDALAEALAKRWIAGAALDVFEHEPLTPDSPLWQLPGLIVSPHMSGDTIGWRDELGRQFLELYERWEAGRSLLNVVDKKRGYVPGR from the coding sequence ATGACCTCACCCCCGTCCGCCCCCACCCTCCTCGTCCTCGACGCCGAGCCGCCGCCCCGCCTCGGCCGCCTCACCGGCCGCGCGCGCATCGAACACGCGGCCCCCTCGACCCTCGCCGAGCGCCTCCCGCACGCCGATGTGCTCCTGGTCTGGGACTTCACCTCGCACGCCGTGCGCGAGGCCTGGCCGGGCGAGGGACCGCGCCCGCGCTGGGTGCACACGGCGAGCGCGGGCGTGGACCATCTGATGTGCCCGGAGCTGGCCGACTCCGACACGGTGGTCACCAACGCACGCGGCATCTTCGACCAGCCCATCGCCGAGTACGTCGCCGCGCTCGTCCTCGCGATGGCCAAGGATCTGCCGCGGACGTGGGAGCTCCAGCGCGCCCGGGAGTGGCGCCACCGCGAGTCGCAGCGGGTCGCGGGCACACGCGCGTGCGTCGTCGGTTCGGGCCCGATCGGGCGGACGATCGCCCGTACCCTCAAGGCCCTCGAAGTGACGACCGCGCTCGTCGGACGCACCTCGCGCACCGGCGTCCACGGCCCCGAGGACCTCGACCGGCTGATGGCGCGCGCCGACTGGGTGATCGCCGCCGCGCCGCTCACCGAGCAGACGCACGGCATGTTCGACGCCCGCCGCTTCGGCATGATGCAGCCCTCCGCACGCTTCATCAACGTCGGCCGCGGCCAGCTGGTCGTCGAGGACGCGCTCGCCGAGGCGCTGGCCAAGCGGTGGATCGCGGGCGCAGCCCTGGACGTCTTCGAGCACGAACCCCTCACCCCCGACAGCCCGTTGTGGCAGTTGCCCGGCCTGATCGTGTCCCCGCACATGAGCGGCGACACGATCGGCTGGCGGGACGAACTCGGTCGGCAGTTCCTGGAGTTGTACGAACGCTGGGAGGCGGGCAGATCACTGCTGAACGTGGTCGACAAGAAGCGCGGGTACGTACCCGGACGCTGA